GGGAGCTAACAAAGTCCAAAAGATTATTACGGGAATTTACCAGGGATTGGTTAATACAACTAAAAAAAACCCAGGAGACACCTAGCCTCAAGGGACTGACTTGGACTTGATAGCCCATCAAATATTTGCAGTTTCTTCCGGTgcaaaaacactaaaaaatacaagtaggaTCGCTCTCCAGATTATCCCGATGGCTCTACCAACTTTCCAAAAAGCCCAGCTTAAGAAGGCCACTATGCATTAATGAAACCTACCAGTTGTTATTAGTATGAActaaaaggacaaaaaaatgGATTTAGAAGGTGATTACAGCATGACCCAATTGAGTCCAAAAGGTAAGTACACCATATTCCAGAAATCTGTACTTCTATGGCAATTGCACAGTGGAGAAATAGTTGGTTGCTGATTATGATATCTTTGTGAGATATATAGCATCTGTTAACAATCTGTCTATTCCTTTTGCTTAGATTGTCCATGAGCCAAGCCAAGCTTAATAGATTGACAAATAACCTCAATTGGCAGTTGAGTTTTCCAAATCGACTTACAGAGCAAATTGTCAGCTATTTCAATTTGAGAACAAGCGTATGAGCTGCCTTTAGCCTCTCGTTTACCGAGTAAAATCCTTTGTTAGTGTCTGTCCTTCCTAAATTTGTTACAGAGACCATTACCTACCTTGAAAGGGATGTTCCAGGAGAATTAACCCCAACTTTCATACACAAATGCCATCTCGGGTATTTGATGGTTTGGTGTACCATTGACTTTGAGCTCTACGATTTGTCCTTAAAATCTCCTTCCAGAGACAAGGGTCCTCCTGAATATACCTACATAGCCACTTATTATCATGCATTACTATGAGTAGTCAGATCCTTAATGCTCAGACCACCAAGGAATTTTGGTCGTGCGACTTTAGAACAATTGACTAAGTGAAATCTTGCACCTTGCCGTTACATTCGCATAAAAAGGTTCACCTGATCATGTCCCATTGTTTCTGCACCTTAATGGGAATGGGGAAGTGTGCAGGTGGGAATGTTGTTCAGGAGACTATTAACAAGTGCGAGTCTACAAGAGATGCTACAATGGTCAAGTAGGCAAGACTTCTCTCAAACTTCTTAATTATACCATTCCAAATTTTTGTTGTCCTGCATTTAGCACCAAGTGGGAGCCCAGATGTGTTGGTGGGAAAGAATCAATACTACAATATAATATTCATGCCAACCCATTCAAATTGGGTATATCATTGACTAGATGACACTTTTCAGCATGTTAATGTGCAGTACTAACAAGCTTCAAAAATGTGAAGAACAATGTTAAGTAGAGAACCTCGACTCTTTCTACAAAAGAGTAGTGTATCATCTGCATAGAGCAAACAAGATGCTGATGCTGTATTCTCCCATAAAACCTACATATAAGCCCCTTATCTATTGCATTTGTTTGGCTACATCAAGCATTTTCTAAGGCCCTTCATAACCAGAATAAAGAGGAAGGGAGAAAGGTGATCACCCTACTTCAGACATTTTTGGTGTTGACCCCCACCTCATCCCACTCCCCAATGGACTTCTACTGATTAGATGGAGTATCTAGCAGTGGAAATTTAGAACTTTATACACTTGATCCACCTTTCACCAAATCTCAATTTCCTTGAAATTATAATAAGGACAAGTTCAGTTgatcaaaaaatttaacttgCCAGTTCATACCACAATATTTCCCTCTCCAAATTGGTATGAGGCCAAATACCCCCTGTGTTCACACCACCTGAAGGAGCCTCTTGGCTCTTAGGTTGGAACACAAAAAAACCCAGCTTAGTTATAGGTTTTGTTGTCCCCTCCTCTAAGAGCAGGTTACTTAAAAGAAGTACTAAGGTTGCAAGCTTTAGACTCCCAAACATTTAATCCAGAACTCTGAACTAAAATTGATGCATACTCATTTTAGCATTTTATAAAGTTATACAGCTGACATTAAGCTGAAAGAAATCAGATCAAATGTTTAAAGACAAAAGACTTCTGGTTTGGCACAGGAATAATGTATCCATGAAAAAAGATGGTAAAAAAAAGCTCCCGGCGATTCAATACAATGAACTCAACAATCGTAGAATGTAAATAATGAAGTGCGATTCAAAATAGGAAACGAAGATGACCTTCCAGCCAATAGAGGCAGAGTATTGAAGTTTTCCGACTGCGTATCGGATCCAAGTTGCTGCCGAAACCATGGCTAAATGGGCTGCCGTCGTCTTAGTCACCGGCGTAGAGTTTTTAGTATTCCCCTCTCCTAATTTCTTAAACCCTCGTATATCTgttttcttattaaattttttgtttttcttctaatttctgTTAAGCCGAAAAGATTAAGCTGCTAAACCGTGTGAGGCACTGATGTGTAGCGCCTCTACGCCTCTAAAACATTcacctaaaaataaataaataatgaaccTATATTAATCGTAATGTGTCACACACTACTGAAATGACATAATTACCCCTCAAGACTTGCTACAAAGTCAAGTCACAATCCTATTTCACAAATAATagctttatttataaaattatatcaaatatatttaatatttttttagaaataaataatatatgagGTGCATTACAAAATCACAATATGCCTCattaatttaagattttattattattattagaattaTAATGTAGATTCgtctcttctttatttttaactttttattgatcatgatcaaaatttgtttttacttatttttagttAACCTTATATCACCTATTAAAAGAATTAGAACTTGAAGGTCCTTTGTTAAATTCTCTCtaaatatagttttatttatttagctaaataaaataaaataaaatatatagaaaaatttattttatgatattttcttatttttaccAAATCATTCCTACAAAAATAATTGTCTAAATACTAACTCTATCCTCCTGACTCCTAATAAATCAATATAGCTAGagtaaattttcaaattattcgGATGCTTTCACtttaattaaaagtttcaaatttaaatatcgaatataattttttttatattaaaaatatcatatttaaattaCGTTTGAGTTTAATTGTATAAGCTCCGTAtgtcaaataattttttccCTGTCTTTCTAACCCCAAGAAAAAAACATTCGAGTTTTAGCTAAACATGGCAATTAACCTTGGTCAAACAGATCCATGTTTAgtctaaaaatttatttttattttagcaattagtaaaatttaactaattattttgaatttcataatgGAGAAAAGTATTAGTACAAAAGTCGTAAGAGAAGATTATGTCGGTAACTGTAAATCCCAAATTGTCAAAACTGAAACCCCAAATTGCTCCAATTTCCATCTGATCAACAATCATGAACATGGATAAGCTAAAAATGGCTTCTTCATCACTGGGCGAACGGTTGAAGACAGGAGGAGCACAAATGAGCAGGATGGTAAGtgcaaaaatgaaagaaattctGCAAGGTCCAACTCCAGAATCAAAAATGGTAGATGAAGCTACGTTAGAGACTATGGAGGAACCTAATTGGAGCTTGAACCTACGAATTTGTGGGATGATCAACAGTGAGGAGTTCAACGGTACGGAAATCGTAAAAGCGATTAAGAAGAAGTTAGTTTTGTCCAAGAGTCCAGTGACACAGAGGCTGACTTTGGATTTGCTGGAGACTTGTACATCTAATTGTGAGAAAGTGTTTTCAGAAGTGGCGTCTGAAAAGGTGTTGGATGATATGATTAAAATGATTGATGACCCTAAAACTGACAGTGGGAATCGGATTAAGGCTATGGAGCTTATTACTGCTTGGGGAGAATCCGAGGACCTTAGCTACTTGCCTGTGTTTCGTCAAACTTACATGGTAAACCCTATTCTATTTTGCAGGAAATGTTTGTATTGAATGTATATAAGATTTGGAGGGATAACGGATAACTAATCCGGGGTTTAATTTTAGGATGAGTTTATCCCTTGTAAGTTGGGATAAAATTGCGGAATAACTTATCACGGATTAGTTATTCCAGGATTTTAGCGTTATCTTTATCCAACATTGAGTGTGGGATATCAATCCGTATAACTAATCTCGGGATAGCTTGTTCTTAACCAAACGAGCACATGCATGTTCGAACTTTGATTTGTGTATCTTAAGGTTACTTTACCTATTTATACAAGTTTTATGTTTCTTTTGTGTACCTGCTGTAAGTATTTATGCCAGTGGAAAGGTCAAGTATTGTATGTGAATTTTGTATTCTCTCTCTTATTTTAGCATGCTTGCTATTATGTTTAAAATCCCTTATAGAAGAACTTATCAACACTCAATCAATCAGCAGAGCATCTAAGTTAGAGTTGGCTATATGAATTCTTTGTAATCATTTCTCTCCGTTTGAGTCCAAATCATTTTAATACTAGTTTGCTCTAATTGATCTTTTTTTAGGCAAAGTAGGGATTTTTTTTAACTGGAGGTACTGGCATGTGTCCAACATTTGTTTGTATCAGCCTTATATAGGGGTTTTATTTAGGCTGAGGACTCTGCAAATATTAATAGACTAGAAAATAGACATATTGAGGCAATATCTCAAGTTGGCTTTTTGCTCATGCAACTAAAGAATTCTCTTattgtttcatttattttcctagattaaatttttttgaggtgATAGAGAGAAGATGTGGGACAGGAGGTGTTGTTTAGGGATAGCAGCAAGTCATGTATTCTAGCGAAAAATAGGTGAATCTGGAgtattctctctctctctctctctctgtctctctctctctcttccatTTATCTTTACTATTGTGGATGGGGTGGTGTTGAAAGTGTGGGCAAAAGGGTGAAAAGTCTGCTTTCTTCTATTAGATGTAGATGTCAGGGACAAGACAACATGTTAGACGTTAGTTAACAGTGGAGAATATATGGCCGTAACGTCTCTGCAAGGGCTAAGGAGCATCAATGTGATAATTGTTGATTGTGCTTGTTGGAGATGCTATCAAAGTGCTTGTACTACATTGTTTTGATTATTGCATGATTGTTTTATATGGTAAATATTCAGTTTTCTGCCTTCTCACAGATTTGTCTGCATTTCGAGGCCTACTCTTTTCCTTTGTAGTGTTCACCTGATGAAAACAACTGTGTGGTGGTATGGATTGGACCTTTAGAGGAGGGCTGGGGCAGCACATGGTAGACCATTTAGGTGCATCTTATGCCAATGTATACTAACTTCTAAAATCATACTAGATGAACATTGACGTGTGTTGGTAGACTAGCAGATGATCTTTGAGTTCATGAATCATGCCTTGATTTACATTTGCATATTGCATGCCTTATTATCCAGAGGATAAAGGTGCTTAACTTTCTTTCCTTCTGATAGAACTTGAAGAGGCAATATCCCCTGGAGTCTCATATGAACGAACAGCTACTCTCACCACCTGAAAGCTACCCTATTCCTGATACGGGGATGCGGAATCATGAGCAAACTACTTACATTGGTGAATCCATTGAAGAGAAGAAGGAACTTCTTGTAGTGACACGGAACAGTCTTGAGATCCTTTCCAGCATAATGAATTCTGATGTTGAACCAAAGCCCATCAAGGTTACTTTCTTATCTGCTCCATTTTGTTGGTTATGCTTCACTAAGTTAAAAGATTTTTAGTTCACCGGTGTCCTCTGCCCTTGGTTTCTTCCACTTCTATTCTGGACCTATGTTTTGTTACCCCATAACTTGGACTAGTACTGTTCAACTTTTTAATATTCTCTGATCTTTTACTATTCCAGGAGGAGTTAAGTCTCTTAGCTCATCCACGTGTGAAATGCCTGTCAAACCAagttgaaaattgaagaaactCTTGTACATTAATTTAACATGAGGGCTACATTTACTTAtctaaacaaacaaataaataaacatgtcAGCTATATCTTAACCTC
The nucleotide sequence above comes from Solanum pennellii chromosome 9, SPENNV200. Encoded proteins:
- the LOC107031623 gene encoding TOM1-like protein 2, producing the protein MNMDKLKMASSSLGERLKTGGAQMSRMVSAKMKEILQGPTPESKMVDEATLETMEEPNWSLNLRICGMINSEEFNGTEIVKAIKKKLVLSKSPVTQRLTLDLLETCTSNCEKVFSEVASEKVLDDMIKMIDDPKTDSGNRIKAMELITAWGESEDLSYLPVFRQTYMNLKRQYPLESHMNEQLLSPPESYPIPDTGMRNHEQTTYIGESIEEKKELLVVTRNSLEILSSIMNSDVEPKPIKDDLAVSMLENCKQSLSVIQRIVESTSGDEGLMFEALNLHDELRQVISRYEEMEAALDSGEKLPKTPENGSGLPNTAPESGERLPKTRENESGLPNLADTSEANLEKLSLNASESHVVAPTKGDSNQSLHEVVKPGISGEEKA